The Mycolicibacterium smegmatis genome has a window encoding:
- a CDS encoding NAD(P)/FAD-dependent oxidoreductase, which yields MVDGERIDGGPRGAVVVGAGIVGLSTAWFLQERGVDVTVVDRTGVAAGASWGNAGWVSPTLTIPLNDPAVLRYGLRSLASPTAPLHIPLTAGVGLWAFLTRFALNCRLSSWTRAAKANLPLNEECIEAYDVLMANGVDAVTTDAPITALFETDRQAGHLLTELQRMADLGQDVKFTQLTSDEVREQVPLASPRITTAVSVEGQRFVDPGRFVHALADAVVARGATIRTGEVLDVQPSKPGVRIVLADGEIQSDAAVIATGAWLSRLVKAWVPTPVRAGRGYSFTVPVDRPVPTPIYLPDARVACTPYQGGLRVAGTMEFRSPDDPVQPARVDAIIASATPLLDGVRWDERTDVWVGPRPVTPDGRPLVGEVAPGVYVAGGHGMWGLAHGPITGRLLAEYLTTGKEPDALREFNPLR from the coding sequence GTGGTCGACGGTGAACGGATTGACGGCGGTCCGCGCGGCGCGGTCGTCGTGGGTGCCGGCATCGTGGGGCTGTCCACCGCCTGGTTCCTGCAGGAACGCGGAGTCGACGTCACCGTGGTCGACCGCACCGGCGTTGCCGCGGGCGCGTCGTGGGGCAACGCGGGTTGGGTGTCTCCTACCCTGACGATCCCGCTGAACGACCCCGCCGTCCTGCGCTACGGGTTGCGCTCGCTCGCGAGTCCGACTGCACCGCTTCACATCCCGCTCACCGCAGGGGTGGGCCTGTGGGCGTTTCTCACCAGGTTCGCGCTCAACTGCCGCCTGTCGTCGTGGACCAGGGCCGCCAAGGCCAACCTGCCGCTCAACGAGGAGTGCATAGAGGCCTATGACGTCCTGATGGCCAACGGCGTGGACGCGGTCACCACCGATGCGCCCATCACCGCGCTGTTCGAAACCGACCGGCAGGCCGGGCATCTGCTGACCGAGTTGCAGCGCATGGCCGACCTGGGCCAGGACGTGAAGTTCACCCAGCTGACGAGCGATGAAGTGCGCGAACAGGTTCCGCTGGCGTCGCCGCGGATCACCACCGCCGTCAGCGTCGAGGGGCAGCGCTTCGTGGATCCGGGGCGGTTCGTCCATGCCCTGGCCGACGCCGTCGTCGCCAGGGGCGCCACGATCCGCACCGGCGAGGTGCTCGACGTGCAACCGTCGAAGCCCGGTGTACGCATCGTGCTCGCCGACGGGGAGATCCAGTCCGATGCCGCGGTGATCGCGACCGGCGCGTGGCTGTCCAGGCTGGTGAAGGCCTGGGTGCCGACGCCTGTGCGCGCGGGCCGCGGCTACTCGTTCACCGTGCCGGTCGACCGGCCGGTGCCCACGCCGATCTACCTGCCCGACGCGCGGGTGGCGTGCACGCCGTACCAGGGCGGCCTGCGGGTCGCGGGCACCATGGAGTTCCGCTCCCCCGACGATCCGGTACAACCGGCCCGCGTCGACGCGATCATCGCGTCGGCCACACCGCTGCTCGACGGCGTGCGCTGGGACGAGCGCACCGACGTGTGGGTGGGCCCGCGGCCGGTGACACCGGACGGGCGCCCGCTGGTGGGCGAAGTCGCGCCCGGCGTGTATGTCGCAGGCGGACACGGGATGTGGGGTCTGGCGCACGGCCCGATCACCGGACGTCTGCTCGCCGAGTACCTCACCACCGGCAAGGAACCCGACGCACTGCGCGAATTCAACCCGCTGCGTTAG
- a CDS encoding PucR family transcriptional regulator yields the protein MVTLDRLINVLGGYGIHLKLCSTPRSTELRSVVMHEPGPVVGDVLLAVGAASLADALEWAEAAHAVVVLVRATDEDLTTAPDGIAVMLVEPEVSWSELAAVVYGLVLEGRETESGRGPTDLFALADSLAETVGGSVTIEDRRSSVLAYSRLQHDADPARAETILSRQAPERLRTLFAERGVFRHLAESDEPLFVAGDPEQGLTGRMVVAARAGRELLGSVWVTCAQPLPEANRAALADGARMVAVHLLRSRASADLERQVESDLVIRLLEGAADAATVASRLALPQTPLRVIALRAHTADEGHSALLLAFERATAGFGWSRPGRSALADNTVYTVLPSPDPDTATTWVTGLRAALPDPVSVVAGVSGPAVAAELVLARREADECLALHEVRHGGAVPVYDEAWDDILLQRLRVAAQSGRAPQRGPVAELRRHDQAHGTHYAPTLQAWLQAQGDLAEAGRMLGVHENTVRYRLRRMAEVTNLELTDPRKRLAMMIQLAASEHLS from the coding sequence GTGGTCACACTCGACCGGCTGATCAATGTGCTGGGTGGATACGGCATCCACCTCAAGCTGTGCTCCACGCCCCGGTCGACCGAGTTGCGCAGCGTCGTGATGCACGAACCGGGTCCGGTGGTCGGCGACGTCCTGCTCGCCGTGGGCGCGGCCTCGCTCGCCGACGCGCTGGAGTGGGCCGAGGCCGCACATGCCGTGGTGGTGCTGGTCCGCGCGACCGACGAAGACCTCACGACTGCCCCGGACGGCATCGCGGTGATGCTGGTCGAACCCGAGGTCTCCTGGAGTGAACTCGCCGCGGTGGTCTACGGCCTGGTGCTCGAAGGCCGCGAGACCGAGTCCGGACGGGGACCCACCGACCTGTTCGCGCTGGCCGACAGCCTGGCCGAGACCGTCGGCGGCTCGGTGACCATCGAGGACCGTCGTTCGTCGGTGCTGGCGTATTCACGGTTGCAGCACGACGCCGATCCGGCTCGGGCCGAGACGATCCTCAGCAGGCAGGCGCCCGAGCGTCTGCGGACACTGTTCGCCGAGCGCGGCGTGTTCCGCCATCTCGCCGAGTCCGACGAACCGCTGTTCGTCGCGGGCGACCCGGAGCAGGGGCTGACCGGGCGCATGGTGGTCGCGGCCCGCGCGGGCCGCGAGCTTCTGGGCTCGGTGTGGGTGACGTGCGCGCAGCCGCTTCCCGAGGCGAACAGGGCCGCGCTGGCCGACGGCGCACGCATGGTGGCGGTGCATCTGCTGCGGTCACGCGCGAGCGCCGATCTGGAACGCCAGGTGGAATCCGACCTGGTGATCCGCCTCCTGGAGGGCGCCGCCGACGCCGCGACCGTCGCCAGCCGGCTCGCGTTGCCGCAGACCCCGCTGCGGGTGATCGCGCTGCGGGCGCACACCGCCGACGAGGGACATTCCGCGCTGCTGCTGGCGTTCGAACGCGCGACGGCCGGGTTCGGCTGGTCGCGACCGGGTCGCAGCGCCCTCGCCGACAACACCGTGTACACCGTGCTGCCGAGTCCCGACCCCGACACCGCGACGACGTGGGTGACCGGGCTGCGCGCGGCACTGCCCGATCCGGTATCGGTGGTTGCAGGCGTCAGCGGTCCGGCGGTCGCGGCCGAACTGGTGCTGGCCCGCCGTGAGGCCGACGAATGCCTTGCGCTGCACGAGGTGCGCCACGGCGGTGCGGTGCCCGTCTACGACGAGGCCTGGGACGACATCCTGCTGCAACGGCTGCGGGTGGCCGCACAATCGGGCCGCGCTCCGCAGCGTGGTCCCGTCGCCGAGCTGCGCCGCCACGACCAGGCGCACGGCACGCACTACGCGCCGACCCTGCAGGCCTGGTTGCAGGCGCAGGGCGATCTCGCCGAGGCGGGCCGCATGCTCGGCGTGCACGAGAACACCGTGCGCTACCGGCTGCGCAGGATGGCCGAGGTGACCAACCTCGAGCTCACCGACCCGCGCAAGCGGTTGGCGATGATGATCCAGCTCGCCGCGAGCGAGCATCTCAGCTGA
- a CDS encoding GreA/GreB family elongation factor yields the protein MNAPQRIWMSPQAHERLQQELSTLRELIATEAASDSDENQVAVQRARQARIQQIHDLLLHAEVGETPPNDGVAEPGMVLTVRWDGSDDTETFLLGVRGAEYGDLEVYSVQSPLGSAILGARPGEHREYETPTGARIGVTLLEAVPYGLHAQAVKATA from the coding sequence ATGAATGCACCCCAACGCATCTGGATGTCTCCGCAGGCACATGAACGACTCCAGCAGGAGCTGTCGACGTTGCGGGAACTGATCGCCACCGAGGCCGCCTCGGATTCCGACGAGAACCAGGTGGCCGTCCAGCGTGCCCGGCAGGCCCGCATCCAGCAGATCCACGATCTGCTGCTGCACGCCGAGGTCGGTGAGACCCCGCCCAACGACGGCGTCGCCGAGCCCGGCATGGTGCTGACCGTGCGGTGGGACGGTTCCGATGACACCGAAACCTTCCTGCTCGGTGTCCGCGGCGCCGAGTACGGCGACCTCGAGGTGTACTCCGTGCAGTCGCCGCTGGGCAGCGCGATCCTCGGGGCGCGCCCGGGTGAGCACCGCGAGTACGAGACGCCCACCGGCGCACGCATCGGGGTGACGCTGCTCGAGGCCGTGCCCTACGGCCTGCACGCGCAGGCCGTCAAGGCGACCGCCTGA
- a CDS encoding TetR/AcrR family transcriptional regulator, producing MAREPRRAPGTLTADDWLQAGYELLASDGMRALKIERLCEQVGATRGSFYWHFTDMKAYRAALVASWNTFLENDRRSLAEMEDLPPRERLSKMIEALMSPQHWMLERAMREWARTDEIAAANVRAADHRVRMAVIKAFEDHGFDPDEARLRGEATFAAGIGMLHLIDSAEALATSGRPDRFLDIMLAPAS from the coding sequence GTGGCACGTGAGCCTCGTAGAGCACCCGGCACCCTGACGGCCGACGACTGGCTGCAGGCCGGCTATGAATTGCTGGCCTCGGACGGTATGCGGGCACTGAAGATCGAGCGGTTGTGTGAGCAGGTCGGCGCCACCCGCGGCAGCTTCTACTGGCACTTCACCGACATGAAGGCCTATCGCGCCGCCCTGGTGGCGTCGTGGAACACGTTCCTGGAGAACGACCGCAGGTCCCTGGCCGAAATGGAGGACCTGCCGCCGCGCGAGCGTCTGTCGAAGATGATCGAGGCGCTCATGAGCCCGCAGCACTGGATGCTGGAACGCGCCATGCGCGAATGGGCGCGCACCGACGAGATCGCCGCGGCCAACGTGCGCGCCGCCGACCACCGCGTGCGGATGGCGGTCATCAAGGCGTTCGAAGATCACGGGTTCGATCCCGACGAAGCCCGGCTGCGCGGCGAGGCCACGTTCGCGGCAGGTATCGGCATGCTGCACTTGATCGACTCGGCTGAGGCGCTCGCGACGTCGGGCCGGCCTGACCGGTTTCTCGATATCATGCTCGCCCCGGCGAGCTGA
- a CDS encoding S1C family serine protease: MGKPRSRQFGSVILAALVAFATLLLPAAPAAAEPADPLAAAAAVEPAVARIDTVVDYQQAYGVGTGFVLSPNGEVLTNYHVVQGANTINATVNGASFMADLVGYNRRADIAVLQLRGAGGLPTASIGDSRSLVEGEPVVALGNAYGSNAPLTREVGTVTAFGRTVNAEDSLTGTKDELTGLIEFAAPVRAGDSGGPVVDGAGQVVGVTTAASVNFRMGPGGKGFAIPINDAMAVANQIRSRTPSPEVHIGPPTLLGVGVRTAQRSGGGVIIQDVLRGGPAEAAGLVPGDILMSIEGTPLDTARTLTLVLDQHYPGDVVDLTWRDRGGFDRNGKATLAAGP; encoded by the coding sequence ATGGGCAAACCACGCTCGCGACAATTCGGATCGGTGATCCTCGCGGCCCTCGTCGCTTTCGCGACGCTGCTGCTTCCCGCGGCACCGGCCGCCGCTGAACCCGCTGACCCGCTTGCCGCGGCGGCCGCGGTGGAACCCGCGGTGGCCCGCATCGACACGGTCGTCGACTATCAGCAGGCCTACGGCGTCGGCACCGGTTTCGTCCTGTCGCCCAACGGCGAGGTGCTCACCAACTACCACGTGGTGCAGGGTGCCAACACCATCAACGCCACGGTCAACGGTGCATCGTTCATGGCCGATCTGGTGGGCTACAACCGCCGCGCCGACATCGCGGTGCTGCAGTTGCGCGGCGCAGGCGGGCTGCCGACCGCGTCGATCGGCGATTCGCGCAGCCTGGTCGAGGGTGAACCCGTCGTCGCGCTGGGCAACGCGTACGGCTCCAACGCCCCGCTCACGCGTGAGGTCGGCACCGTCACGGCGTTCGGCCGGACCGTCAACGCCGAGGATTCCCTGACCGGCACCAAGGACGAACTGACCGGCCTGATCGAGTTCGCCGCACCCGTGCGCGCCGGCGACTCGGGCGGTCCCGTCGTCGACGGCGCAGGTCAGGTCGTCGGCGTGACGACGGCCGCGTCGGTGAACTTCCGCATGGGTCCCGGCGGCAAGGGCTTCGCGATCCCGATCAACGACGCGATGGCCGTCGCCAACCAGATCCGGTCGCGCACCCCGTCGCCGGAGGTCCACATCGGCCCGCCCACACTGCTGGGGGTCGGGGTGCGCACCGCGCAGCGGTCCGGTGGCGGCGTGATCATCCAGGACGTGCTGCGTGGTGGCCCCGCCGAGGCGGCGGGCCTGGTACCCGGCGACATCCTGATGTCCATCGAGGGCACCCCGCTGGATACGGCCCGCACGCTCACGCTGGTGCTCGACCAGCACTATCCGGGCGATGTGGTCGATCTCACGTGGCGTGATCGCGGCGGTTTCGACCGTAACGGCAAGGCCACGCTCGCGGCAGGTCCGTAA
- a CDS encoding FAD-binding oxidoreductase, with translation MSVVTTDAQAAHAAGVSRLLASYRAIPPSATVRLAKPTSNLFRARARTNVKGLDVSGLTGVIGVDPDAHTADVAGMCTYEDLVAATLPYGLAPLVVPQLKTITLGGAVTGLGIESTSFRNGLPHESVLEMDILTGSGEIVTASPDQHSDLFHAFPNSYGTLGYSTRLRIELEPVHPFVALRHLRFHSITDLVAAMDRIIETGGLDGEPVDYLDGVVFSATESYLCVGFKTKTPGPVSDYTGQQIFYRSIQHDGDTGAEKHDRLTIHDYLWRWDTDWFWCSRAFGAQHPVIRRFWPRRLRRSSFYWKLVAYDQRYDIADRIEKRNGRPPRERVVQDVEVPIERCADFVEWFLQNVPIEPIWLCPLRLRDSADGGASWPLYPLKAHHTYVNIGFWSSVPVGPEEGHTNRLIEKKVAELDGHKSLYSDAYYTRDEFDELYGGEVYNTVKKTYDPDSRLLDLYSKAVQRQ, from the coding sequence GTGTCTGTGGTTACTACTGACGCACAGGCTGCCCATGCCGCCGGCGTCTCGCGTCTTCTGGCCAGCTACCGGGCGATCCCGCCCAGCGCGACAGTGCGCCTTGCGAAACCGACGTCCAACCTGTTCCGCGCCCGCGCCCGCACCAATGTGAAGGGTCTCGACGTCTCGGGCCTGACCGGTGTGATCGGTGTCGACCCGGACGCGCACACCGCCGATGTGGCGGGCATGTGCACCTACGAGGACCTGGTGGCGGCCACGCTTCCGTACGGCCTTGCCCCACTGGTGGTGCCGCAGCTCAAGACCATCACGCTCGGTGGCGCGGTCACCGGTCTGGGCATCGAGTCCACGTCGTTCCGCAACGGTCTGCCGCACGAAAGTGTCCTGGAGATGGACATCTTGACCGGTTCGGGCGAGATCGTCACGGCCTCACCGGATCAGCACTCGGATCTGTTCCATGCGTTCCCCAATTCATATGGAACCCTTGGTTATTCCACCCGGCTGCGCATCGAACTGGAGCCCGTGCACCCGTTTGTGGCGTTGCGCCACCTGCGCTTTCACTCGATCACCGATCTGGTCGCGGCGATGGACCGGATCATCGAGACCGGCGGGCTGGACGGTGAACCCGTCGACTACCTCGACGGCGTGGTGTTCAGCGCGACTGAGAGTTACCTGTGTGTTGGCTTCAAGACGAAAACGCCGGGGCCGGTCAGCGATTACACAGGTCAGCAGATCTTCTACCGGTCGATCCAGCATGACGGCGACACCGGCGCCGAGAAACACGACCGGCTGACCATCCACGACTACCTGTGGCGCTGGGACACCGACTGGTTCTGGTGCTCACGGGCATTCGGCGCTCAGCATCCGGTGATCCGCAGGTTCTGGCCGCGGCGGCTGCGCCGCAGCAGCTTCTACTGGAAGCTGGTGGCCTACGACCAGCGGTACGACATCGCCGACCGTATCGAGAAGCGCAACGGGCGCCCGCCGCGCGAGCGGGTGGTCCAGGACGTCGAGGTGCCCATCGAGCGGTGCGCGGACTTTGTCGAGTGGTTCCTGCAGAATGTGCCGATCGAGCCGATCTGGCTGTGCCCCCTACGGTTGCGTGACAGCGCCGACGGCGGTGCCTCGTGGCCCCTGTATCCGCTGAAGGCGCACCACACCTACGTCAACATCGGTTTCTGGTCATCGGTGCCGGTGGGCCCCGAGGAGGGCCACACCAACCGCCTCATCGAGAAAAAAGTCGCGGAGCTGGACGGGCACAAATCTTTGTACTCGGACGCTTATTACACACGTGACGAATTCGACGAGCTGTACGGCGGTGAGGTCTACAACACCGTCAAGAAGACGTACGACCCGGATTCACGTCTGCTAGACCTGTATTCGAAGGCGGTGCAAAGACAATGA
- a CDS encoding class I SAM-dependent methyltransferase — translation MTTFKERETSTADRKLTLAEILEIFAAGKEPLKFTAYDGSSAGPEDATMGLDLKTPRGTTYLATAPGDLGLARAYVSGDLEPHGVHPGDPYPLLRALAERMEFKRPPARVLANIVRSIGIEHLKPIAPPPQEALPRWRRIMEGLRHSKTRDAEAIHHHYDVSNTFYEWVLGPSMTYTCACYPTEDATLEEAQDNKYRLVFEKLRLKPGDRLLDVGCGWGGMVRYAARHGVKALGVTLSREQATWAQKAIAQEGLTDLAEVRHGDYRDVIESGFDAVSSIGLTEHIGVHNYPAYFNFLKSKLRTGGLLLNHCITRPDNRSAPSAGGFIDRYVFPDGELTGSGRIITEAQDVGLEVIHEENLRNHYAMTLRDWCRNLVEHWDEAVEEVGLPTAKVWGLYMAGSRLGFETNVVQLHQVLAVKLDDQGKDGGLPLRPWWSA, via the coding sequence ATGACCACATTCAAAGAACGCGAGACGTCCACAGCGGACCGCAAGCTCACCCTGGCCGAGATCCTCGAGATCTTCGCCGCGGGTAAGGAGCCGCTGAAGTTCACTGCGTACGACGGCAGCTCGGCCGGTCCCGAGGACGCCACGATGGGTCTGGACCTCAAGACCCCGCGTGGGACCACCTATCTGGCCACGGCACCCGGCGATCTGGGCCTGGCCCGTGCGTATGTCTCCGGTGACCTGGAGCCGCACGGCGTGCATCCCGGCGATCCCTACCCGCTGCTGCGCGCCCTGGCCGAACGCATGGAGTTCAAGCGCCCGCCTGCGCGTGTGCTGGCGAACATCGTGCGCTCCATCGGCATCGAGCACCTCAAGCCGATCGCACCGCCGCCGCAGGAGGCGCTGCCCCGGTGGCGCCGCATCATGGAGGGCCTGCGGCACAGCAAGACCCGCGACGCCGAGGCCATCCACCACCACTACGACGTGTCGAACACGTTCTACGAGTGGGTGCTGGGCCCGTCGATGACCTACACGTGCGCGTGCTACCCCACCGAGGACGCGACCCTCGAAGAGGCCCAGGACAACAAGTACCGCCTGGTGTTCGAGAAGCTGCGCCTGAAGCCCGGTGACCGGTTGCTCGACGTGGGCTGCGGCTGGGGCGGCATGGTCCGCTACGCGGCCCGCCACGGCGTCAAGGCGCTCGGTGTCACGCTCAGCCGCGAACAGGCGACGTGGGCGCAGAAGGCCATCGCCCAGGAAGGTCTCACCGATCTGGCCGAGGTGCGTCACGGTGATTACCGCGACGTCATCGAATCCGGGTTCGACGCGGTGTCCTCGATCGGGCTGACCGAGCACATCGGCGTGCACAACTACCCGGCGTACTTCAACTTCCTCAAGTCGAAGCTGCGCACCGGTGGCCTGCTGCTCAATCACTGCATCACCCGCCCGGACAACCGGTCGGCGCCATCGGCCGGCGGGTTCATCGACAGGTACGTGTTCCCCGACGGGGAGCTCACCGGCTCGGGCCGCATCATCACCGAGGCCCAGGACGTGGGCCTTGAGGTGATCCACGAGGAGAACCTGCGCAATCACTATGCGATGACGCTGCGCGACTGGTGCCGCAACCTGGTCGAGCACTGGGACGAGGCGGTCGAAGAGGTCGGGCTGCCCACCGCGAAGGTGTGGGGCCTGTACATGGCCGGCTCACGTCTGGGCTTCGAGACCAATGTGGTTCAGCTGCACCAGGTTCTGGCGGTCAAGCTTGACGATCAGGGCAAGGACGGCGGACTGCCGTTGCGGCCCTGGTGGTCCGCCTAG
- a CDS encoding aminotransferase class I/II-fold pyridoxal phosphate-dependent enzyme produces MSFQSLGRDDLLAQHELQQRNYAELQAKQLKLDLTRGKPSPEQLDLSNGLLSLPGDGADAYRDGHGTDTRNYGGVQGLPELRAIFAELLGLPVENLIAGNNASLEMMHDSVVFSLLHGGLDSPRPWSAEPTVKFLCPAPGYDRHFAITESFGIENVPVPIREDGPDVDVIEQLVASDPTIKGVWCVPVYSNPTGATYSTDVIRRLVQMPTAAKDFRLMWDNAYAVHTLTDEFVEPVDVLGLAAAAGNPNRPLVFASTSKITFAGAGVSFLGASADNIAWYLKHAGKKSIGPDKVNQLRHLRFFGDADGVRRQMQRHRELIAPKFALVAEILEDRLGESKIASWTDPKGGYFVSLDVWPGTAKRTVALAKDAGIAVTEAGSAFPYRKDPEDKNIRIAPTFPSLPDVRDAIDGLATCALLAATEALLGDK; encoded by the coding sequence GTGTCGTTCCAGTCCCTCGGGCGCGACGATCTGCTCGCGCAGCACGAGCTCCAGCAGCGCAACTACGCCGAGCTCCAGGCCAAGCAACTGAAACTCGACCTGACCAGGGGCAAGCCTTCCCCCGAGCAGCTGGATCTGTCGAACGGCCTGCTGAGCCTGCCCGGCGACGGCGCCGACGCCTACCGCGACGGTCACGGCACCGACACCCGCAACTACGGCGGCGTGCAGGGCCTGCCCGAGCTGCGCGCGATCTTCGCCGAGCTACTGGGCCTGCCCGTCGAGAACCTCATCGCGGGCAACAACGCGAGCCTGGAGATGATGCACGACTCCGTCGTGTTCTCGCTGCTGCACGGAGGCCTCGACTCACCGCGGCCGTGGTCGGCCGAGCCGACGGTGAAGTTCCTGTGCCCGGCACCCGGCTACGACCGTCACTTCGCGATCACCGAGTCGTTCGGGATCGAGAACGTGCCCGTGCCCATCCGCGAGGACGGCCCCGACGTCGACGTCATCGAACAGCTCGTCGCGTCCGACCCGACCATCAAGGGCGTATGGTGCGTCCCGGTGTACTCCAACCCGACGGGCGCCACCTACTCCACCGACGTGATCCGTCGTCTCGTTCAAATGCCAACGGCGGCAAAAGATTTCCGCCTCATGTGGGACAACGCCTATGCGGTCCACACATTGACCGACGAGTTCGTCGAACCGGTCGACGTGCTGGGCCTGGCCGCAGCGGCCGGCAACCCGAACCGCCCGCTGGTGTTCGCGTCGACATCCAAGATCACCTTCGCCGGCGCGGGCGTGAGCTTCCTGGGCGCCTCGGCGGACAACATCGCGTGGTACCTCAAGCACGCGGGCAAGAAATCGATCGGCCCGGACAAGGTCAACCAGTTGCGCCACCTGCGCTTCTTCGGCGACGCCGACGGCGTGCGCAGGCAGATGCAGCGTCACCGCGAACTCATCGCACCGAAGTTCGCACTGGTGGCCGAGATCCTCGAAGACCGCCTCGGTGAGTCGAAGATCGCGTCGTGGACCGACCCCAAGGGCGGCTATTTCGTGAGCCTGGACGTGTGGCCCGGAACGGCCAAGCGCACCGTGGCACTGGCCAAGGACGCGGGCATCGCCGTGACCGAGGCCGGCTCGGCGTTCCCCTACCGGAAAGACCCGGAAGACAAGAACATCCGCATCGCGCCGACCTTCCCGTCGCTGCCCGATGTGCGTGACGCGATCGACGGTCTGGCGACGTGTGCACTGCTCGCGGCCACCGAGGCCCTGCTGGGCGACAAGTAG
- a CDS encoding DNA polymerase III subunits gamma/tau has translation MALYRKYRPATFSEVVGQEHVTEPLCTALTAGRINHAYLFSGPRGCGKTSSARILARSLNCEQGPTPTPCGVCDSCVALAPNGPGNVDVVELDAASHGGVDDTRELRDRAFYAPAQSRYRIFIVDEAHMVTTAGFNALLKIVEEPPDHLIFVFATTEPEKVLPTIRSRTHHYPFRLLAPRTMRPLLERICAEENVEVDDAVYPLVIRAGGGSPRDTLSVLDQLLAGSEQGANGNHITYQRALSLLGATDLALIDDAVEALAANDAAALFGAVEAVVDAGHDPRRFATDLLERFRDLIVLQAVPDAVTRGVVDAPTDVLERMREQAERLGAGTLTRYAEVVHAGLGEMRGATAPRLLLEVMCARLLLPSAADTESALLQRIERIETRLDMSIPAGEASSGVAPAEPAKQFVRRSQAAAASPPAAEPAPATPPTPAAPPTPAAPPAPAVAAPPAPAPAPQAPRPEPPVARTAPEPPPRPAPEPVAPPPPAAPVPAAAPAAPAPAAETGSVPGQPNAAAVRSMWSTVREKVRQRSRTTEVMLSGAIVRAVEGDTLVLSHESAPLAKRLTESRNSEVIREALKDALGVNWKVRCVTGAPEAAVAAPPAATGGAAPQAPAPDPVEIARAEEDDMLAEAAAEPSESMPRRDPEEVALELLQNELGARRIDG, from the coding sequence GTGGCTCTCTACCGCAAGTACCGCCCGGCAACCTTCTCCGAAGTTGTTGGGCAGGAGCATGTCACCGAGCCGCTGTGCACTGCGCTCACCGCGGGCCGGATCAACCACGCGTACCTGTTCTCGGGTCCGCGCGGCTGCGGTAAGACGTCGTCGGCGCGCATCCTGGCCCGCTCGCTCAACTGTGAGCAGGGGCCGACGCCGACGCCGTGCGGCGTGTGCGACTCGTGCGTGGCGCTGGCGCCCAACGGGCCCGGCAACGTCGACGTCGTCGAACTCGACGCGGCCAGCCACGGCGGTGTGGACGACACCCGCGAACTGCGCGACCGCGCGTTCTACGCGCCGGCCCAGTCGCGGTACCGCATCTTCATCGTCGACGAGGCGCACATGGTCACCACGGCCGGCTTCAACGCGCTGCTCAAGATCGTCGAGGAGCCGCCGGACCACCTGATCTTCGTGTTCGCCACCACCGAACCCGAAAAGGTGCTGCCGACCATCCGCTCGCGCACGCACCACTACCCGTTCCGCCTGCTGGCGCCCCGCACCATGCGGCCGCTTCTTGAGCGCATCTGCGCCGAGGAGAACGTTGAGGTCGACGACGCCGTGTATCCGCTGGTCATCCGCGCCGGCGGCGGATCTCCGCGTGACACGCTCTCGGTGCTCGACCAGCTGCTGGCCGGTTCCGAGCAGGGCGCCAACGGCAACCACATCACCTACCAGCGCGCGCTGTCGCTGCTCGGGGCCACCGACCTGGCGCTCATCGACGACGCCGTCGAGGCGCTCGCCGCGAACGACGCCGCGGCGCTGTTCGGCGCCGTGGAGGCCGTGGTCGACGCGGGCCACGATCCGCGCCGCTTCGCCACCGATCTGCTGGAACGGTTCCGCGACCTGATCGTGCTGCAGGCCGTGCCCGACGCCGTCACCCGCGGCGTGGTCGACGCGCCCACCGACGTGCTTGAGCGGATGCGTGAGCAGGCCGAACGCCTCGGGGCGGGGACGCTGACCCGTTACGCCGAGGTGGTGCACGCGGGCCTCGGCGAGATGCGCGGTGCCACCGCGCCGCGTCTGCTGCTCGAAGTGATGTGCGCGCGGTTGCTGCTGCCGTCGGCGGCCGACACCGAATCGGCGCTGCTGCAGCGCATCGAACGCATCGAGACCCGGCTCGACATGTCCATCCCGGCCGGCGAGGCGTCCTCGGGCGTTGCGCCCGCAGAACCGGCCAAGCAGTTCGTGCGTCGCAGCCAGGCCGCCGCCGCTTCGCCGCCTGCCGCCGAACCCGCACCGGCCACGCCGCCCACTCCTGCCGCGCCGCCCACTCCTGCCGCGCCGCCGGCCCCCGCAGTTGCCGCGCCGCCCGCACCGGCTCCCGCTCCGCAGGCACCGCGTCCGGAGCCTCCCGTGGCACGCACGGCCCCCGAGCCGCCACCGCGCCCGGCGCCCGAACCCGTGGCGCCGCCCCCACCTGCCGCACCCGTACCTGCCGCAGCGCCTGCGGCGCCGGCCCCGGCAGCGGAAACCGGTTCTGTGCCAGGGCAACCCAACGCCGCCGCGGTGCGCAGCATGTGGTCGACCGTGCGCGAGAAGGTCCGCCAGCGCAGCCGCACCACCGAGGTGATGCTGTCCGGTGCGATCGTGCGCGCAGTCGAAGGTGACACGCTGGTGCTCAGCCACGAGTCGGCGCCCCTGGCCAAACGTCTCACCGAATCGCGCAACTCCGAGGTGATCCGCGAGGCCCTCAAGGATGCGCTGGGTGTCAACTGGAAGGTCCGCTGCGTCACGGGTGCACCCGAAGCGGCAGTGGCGGCCCCACCCGCGGCGACCGGTGGCGCGGCCCCGCAGGCGCCCGCCCCGGATCCGGTCGAGATCGCGCGTGCCGAGGAGGACGACATGCTGGCCGAGGCGGCCGCCGAGCCGTCGGAGTCGATGCCGCGCCGCGACCCCGAAGAGGTGGCGCTCGAACTGCTGCAGAACGAACTCGGGGCCCGGCGCATCGACGGGTAG